One window of Hymenobacter sp. BRD128 genomic DNA carries:
- the gldN gene encoding gliding motility protein GldN codes for MTRYFKALPITAAALMAALVGRAQEQATSTATTGAIRQIPVSDQMFRKTITRAIDLREKQNRPMFSDGKEISRVIIDAVKRGELTAYKNDSVTSTFTPKEMSANMSYALEAPISPDANGGDWGGAPAPSARRNPAPANDGWGAPAASTPAASASRREKVLDKNGKPVKKNGKYVYRTVRTSTVAAAPPPPPATSAEYRPKDIYQMELTEEMIFDKKRSRMYHQIKTVSLKLPSTLKDNTSGLEKTIATFKYSDLVKVFRNNPQQAIWFNAQNDAQHKNLADAFELWLFNSYITKVSNPAGDDLASQYGGERQGLLAAQQTAADLVEYEYSLWSF; via the coding sequence ATGACCCGCTATTTCAAAGCATTGCCTATCACCGCGGCGGCCCTGATGGCCGCGCTGGTGGGTCGGGCGCAGGAGCAGGCTACCTCGACTGCCACGACGGGGGCCATCCGGCAAATCCCGGTTTCCGACCAGATGTTCCGCAAAACCATCACCCGGGCCATCGACCTGCGTGAGAAGCAAAACCGTCCGATGTTTTCGGATGGTAAGGAAATCAGCCGGGTTATTATAGATGCTGTAAAGCGCGGCGAGCTGACTGCTTACAAAAACGACTCGGTAACCTCGACGTTCACGCCGAAGGAAATGTCGGCGAATATGTCGTATGCCTTGGAAGCACCCATCAGCCCCGATGCAAATGGTGGCGACTGGGGTGGCGCGCCTGCGCCGAGCGCTCGGCGGAACCCTGCACCTGCCAATGATGGCTGGGGTGCACCAGCCGCTTCTACGCCCGCAGCCTCGGCTTCTCGGCGCGAAAAGGTGCTGGATAAAAACGGCAAACCGGTGAAGAAAAATGGGAAGTACGTGTACCGCACGGTGCGTACCTCAACCGTAGCCGCTGCTCCGCCACCCCCGCCCGCTACATCGGCTGAATACCGTCCCAAGGACATCTACCAGATGGAGCTGACTGAAGAAATGATTTTCGACAAGAAGCGCTCGCGGATGTACCACCAGATTAAGACGGTATCGCTGAAGCTACCTTCGACACTAAAAGATAATACCTCGGGTCTGGAGAAGACTATCGCCACTTTTAAGTACTCGGACCTAGTAAAAGTGTTTCGCAACAATCCGCAGCAAGCCATCTGGTTTAATGCGCAGAACGATGCCCAGCATAAGAACCTGGCCGATGCATTTGAGCTGTGGCTGTTCAATTCTTACATTACCAAGGTATCGAACCCGGCTGGCGATGACCTGGCTAGCCAGTATGGTGGCGAACGCCAGGGCCTGTTGGCTGCTCAGCAAACTGCTGCTGACCTCGTAGAATACGAGTACAGCCTGTGGAGCTTCTAA
- the uvrC gene encoding excinuclease ABC subunit UvrC: MAAKPELQEQINRLPHQPGVYRYFDDEGIIYVGKAVDLRKRVSSYFTKQDHNKKTQQLVKNIKRIEFTIVNSESDAFLLENNLIKQHQPKYNILLKDGKTYPYLLLTKERFPRLIPTRNKQPGDGQYFGPYANQGGLNVLLELIRALYPLRTCTYNMTPENVAAGKFKVCLEYHIGNCKGPCEGKEDEATYNQYIQQIRQILGGDLRLPKQYFRDKMTAAAQEMQYELAHQFKQKLDKLDDFQAKSTIVSATLTNIDVFAIASNEKSAFVNYFKVMNGSIILTQNLELTKKLDETDDEILAPLIMQLRQEFESEAKEILTNVPIESLPLPGVTFTVPQIGDKRKLLELSLKNVLYARKEKESMNEKSKDVNEVRIMEQIRKDLHLKELPKHIECFDNSNFQGDNPVSAMVCFRNARPSKKDYRHYHVKTVVGPNDFDTMYEVITRRYRRLVDEGASLPQLVIVDGGKGQLSMAVKALKDLNLWGQIPVIGIAKRLEEIYVPNDPLPLYIDKKSESLRLFQRMRDEVHRFGITFHRNTRDAATLKTELTDVKGLGPVTADKLLSKFKSVKKIKELTEAELIAEVGKAKAKVLLTYFGQTAESN, encoded by the coding sequence ATGGCTGCCAAACCCGAACTACAAGAACAAATAAACCGCCTGCCGCACCAGCCCGGCGTGTACCGCTACTTCGACGACGAGGGCATCATCTACGTGGGCAAGGCCGTGGATTTGCGCAAGCGCGTGAGCAGCTACTTCACCAAGCAGGACCACAACAAGAAAACCCAGCAGCTGGTCAAGAATATCAAGCGCATCGAGTTTACCATCGTCAACTCGGAATCAGATGCCTTTCTACTCGAAAACAATCTCATCAAGCAGCACCAGCCCAAGTACAACATCCTGCTCAAGGATGGCAAGACCTACCCCTACCTGCTGCTGACCAAGGAGCGGTTTCCGCGCCTCATTCCCACGCGCAACAAGCAGCCCGGCGATGGCCAGTATTTTGGGCCCTACGCCAACCAGGGTGGCCTCAACGTGCTGCTAGAGCTCATTCGGGCCCTGTATCCACTCCGCACCTGCACGTATAATATGACGCCCGAAAACGTAGCCGCCGGCAAGTTTAAGGTGTGCCTGGAGTACCACATCGGCAACTGCAAAGGACCGTGTGAAGGCAAGGAAGATGAGGCTACTTACAACCAGTACATTCAGCAAATCCGCCAGATACTCGGTGGCGACTTGCGCCTGCCCAAGCAGTATTTCCGCGATAAGATGACTGCCGCTGCGCAGGAGATGCAGTATGAGCTAGCCCACCAGTTCAAGCAAAAGCTGGATAAGCTCGACGACTTCCAGGCGAAAAGTACTATCGTGAGCGCCACGCTGACCAATATCGACGTGTTTGCCATTGCCTCAAATGAGAAATCGGCGTTCGTCAATTACTTCAAGGTGATGAATGGCAGTATTATTCTCACCCAAAACCTGGAATTAACCAAAAAGCTCGACGAAACGGACGACGAAATCCTGGCCCCGCTCATCATGCAGCTTCGCCAGGAGTTTGAGAGTGAGGCCAAGGAGATTCTCACCAACGTGCCCATTGAAAGCCTGCCGCTGCCCGGCGTCACCTTCACCGTGCCCCAGATTGGCGACAAACGCAAACTCTTGGAGCTGAGCCTCAAAAATGTACTCTACGCCCGTAAGGAGAAGGAGAGCATGAACGAGAAGAGTAAAGACGTGAACGAGGTGCGCATTATGGAGCAGATTAGGAAAGACCTGCACCTGAAAGAGCTTCCTAAGCACATCGAGTGCTTTGACAACTCTAACTTTCAGGGCGACAACCCGGTGTCGGCGATGGTATGCTTTCGCAATGCGCGTCCGAGCAAAAAAGACTACCGCCACTACCACGTGAAAACGGTAGTCGGCCCCAACGACTTCGATACCATGTACGAGGTTATCACGCGCCGCTACCGCCGCCTTGTCGACGAAGGGGCTAGCCTGCCCCAGCTCGTGATAGTAGATGGCGGCAAGGGTCAGCTCAGCATGGCCGTAAAGGCCCTGAAAGACCTCAACCTGTGGGGCCAAATTCCAGTCATCGGCATCGCCAAGCGTCTTGAAGAAATTTACGTCCCCAACGACCCCCTGCCGCTTTATATTGATAAGAAAAGCGAAAGCCTGCGCTTGTTCCAGCGCATGCGCGACGAGGTTCACCGCTTCGGCATCACTTTTCACCGCAACACCCGTGATGCCGCTACCCTCAAAACCGAGCTTACCGACGTGAAAGGGCTAGGCCCCGTAACCGCCGATAAGCTCCTGAGTAAATTCAAGTCGGTCAAAAAAATAAAGGAATTAACCGAAGCCGAACTAATTGCCGAAGTCGGCAAGGCCAAGGCTAAGGTGTTACTTACCTACTTCGGGCAGACCGCAGAGTCAAACTAA
- a CDS encoding penicillin-binding protein 1A — translation MPSYPTSPPRKQPPVRRGSPPPARKGRFEAFTRTMWVLFGGGALALLLYVGAVSINFMNLFGRMPNLKTLENPKSELASEIYSADGVLLGKYFRENRTPVEYKDLPQNVIDALIATEDVRFEEHSGIDFKSIMRAVAALGHAGGGSTLSQQVAKNLFKTRPGEESNLNDGTLNGPGKLGLLITKTKEWLLAIRLERNYTKREILRMYLNTVDYGSNAFGINTAAKTFFNKSPKQLTTPEAATLVGIVNAPSRFSPALHPVRSKRRRNWVLQQMSKAGYLSAAEMVRDTAKPIVLHYSVESPVQGLAPYFRTEVAKYLQTWAKETDHDLYADGLKIYTTLDSRMQTYAEKAVAEHLALQQKWFSAHWKGQLPWRDENGKVIPQFLETSMRRTQRYKSLMERYDGNRDSVNYYLRKKYKMTVFSWQGEKEMLLSPMDSLAYYKRYLQAGFMAVNPLNGYIKAWVGGPNYKFFKFDHVRQGKRQPGSTFKPIVYTAAIDQGYSPCFPRPDVATTFPGAAGRPPYTPKNFEGGYSGRTFTLRQALARSMNSITAWLVYKLGPETVVAYAKRLGITSPIDPVPAVGFGASDCSIFELCGAYGTFVNKGVWTGPIMVTRIEDKNGNELRRFVAPTKEALSEETAYVMTNMLQASTTEPGGTSTILHTGFNFPYQIGAKTGTTSNYSDAWFMGITPNLVCGMWIGGEDRSIHFRTGAYGQGARLALPLYGIFMKKVYADKSLDIDRGPFPAPAAPLTIEFDCSKYYGGQRDTIPADQKMVQPTLDPLDNKDI, via the coding sequence ATGCCCAGCTACCCCACCTCCCCGCCCCGCAAACAACCTCCCGTGCGCCGAGGCTCGCCGCCGCCGGCCCGCAAGGGGCGCTTCGAGGCGTTTACGCGCACGATGTGGGTGCTGTTTGGCGGAGGCGCGCTGGCGCTGCTGCTCTACGTGGGGGCAGTGAGTATCAACTTCATGAACTTGTTTGGGCGGATGCCCAACCTGAAGACGCTCGAAAATCCGAAGAGCGAGCTGGCCTCCGAAATTTACTCGGCCGATGGGGTACTGCTGGGCAAGTACTTCCGCGAAAACCGCACGCCGGTCGAGTACAAAGACCTGCCGCAGAATGTAATCGACGCCCTCATTGCCACCGAGGACGTGCGCTTTGAGGAGCATTCGGGCATCGACTTCAAGAGCATTATGCGCGCCGTGGCGGCACTTGGGCACGCCGGCGGCGGCTCGACCCTGAGCCAGCAGGTGGCCAAAAACCTGTTTAAAACCCGCCCCGGCGAGGAAAGCAATCTCAACGACGGCACCCTCAACGGCCCCGGCAAGCTGGGCCTGCTCATCACCAAAACCAAGGAATGGCTGCTGGCCATCCGGCTCGAGCGCAACTACACCAAGCGCGAGATTCTCCGGATGTATCTGAACACCGTGGATTACGGCTCCAACGCCTTCGGCATCAACACCGCCGCCAAAACGTTTTTCAACAAGAGCCCCAAGCAGCTTACCACGCCCGAAGCGGCCACGCTGGTGGGCATTGTGAACGCCCCTTCGCGCTTTAGCCCGGCGCTGCACCCGGTGCGCTCGAAGCGCCGCCGCAACTGGGTGCTGCAGCAGATGAGCAAGGCCGGCTACCTCTCGGCGGCCGAGATGGTGCGGGATACCGCCAAACCCATTGTGCTGCACTACTCGGTGGAAAGCCCCGTGCAGGGGCTAGCCCCCTATTTCCGCACCGAGGTAGCTAAGTATTTGCAAACCTGGGCCAAGGAAACCGACCACGACCTCTACGCCGATGGCCTGAAAATCTACACCACCCTCGACTCGCGCATGCAGACCTACGCCGAGAAGGCGGTGGCCGAGCACCTAGCCTTGCAGCAAAAGTGGTTTTCGGCCCACTGGAAGGGTCAGCTGCCCTGGCGCGACGAAAACGGCAAGGTCATTCCGCAGTTCCTGGAAACCTCGATGCGCCGCACCCAGCGCTATAAGTCGCTCATGGAGCGCTACGATGGCAACCGCGACTCGGTGAACTACTACCTGCGCAAGAAATACAAGATGACGGTGTTCTCGTGGCAGGGTGAGAAGGAAATGCTGCTGTCGCCGATGGACTCGCTAGCCTACTACAAGCGCTATCTGCAGGCCGGCTTCATGGCCGTGAACCCGCTCAACGGCTATATCAAGGCTTGGGTAGGCGGGCCGAATTACAAGTTCTTCAAATTCGACCATGTGCGGCAGGGCAAGCGCCAGCCGGGCTCTACATTTAAGCCCATTGTGTACACGGCGGCCATCGACCAGGGCTACTCGCCGTGCTTCCCGCGCCCCGATGTAGCCACTACCTTCCCCGGCGCGGCCGGTCGCCCACCCTACACACCCAAGAACTTTGAGGGCGGCTACTCCGGGCGCACCTTCACGCTGCGGCAGGCCCTAGCCAGGTCCATGAATTCCATCACGGCCTGGCTGGTGTATAAGCTCGGCCCTGAAACGGTAGTGGCCTACGCCAAGCGCCTCGGCATCACTTCGCCCATCGACCCGGTGCCGGCCGTGGGCTTCGGGGCGTCCGATTGCAGCATCTTTGAGCTGTGCGGCGCCTACGGCACTTTCGTGAACAAGGGCGTGTGGACCGGCCCCATCATGGTGACGCGCATTGAGGACAAGAACGGCAATGAGCTGCGCCGTTTCGTGGCGCCTACCAAGGAAGCCCTCAGCGAAGAAACAGCCTACGTAATGACTAATATGCTGCAAGCCAGCACTACCGAGCCGGGCGGCACCAGCACTATCCTGCACACGGGCTTCAACTTTCCGTATCAGATTGGGGCCAAAACCGGCACCACCTCCAACTACTCCGACGCGTGGTTTATGGGCATCACGCCCAACCTGGTGTGCGGCATGTGGATTGGCGGCGAAGACCGCAGCATTCACTTCCGCACCGGCGCCTACGGCCAGGGCGCCCGGCTAGCCCTGCCGCTCTACGGCATCTTCATGAAGAAAGTGTATGCCGATAAGTCGCTTGATATTGACCGGGGACCGTTTCCGGCGCCGGCCGCGCCGCTTACCATCGAGTTCGATTGCTCTAAGTACTACGGCGGCCAGCGCGATACCATTCCGGCCGACCAAAAGATGGTGCAGCCTACCCTCGACCCGCTCGATAATAAGGATATTTAG
- a CDS encoding lipopolysaccharide assembly protein LapB, whose product MKIAISLRYYRFWLLAWLGLSAAGCASDKSLVSHALNNVAARDNGFFLAREKLWATEATLYKGRGDDYNRLLPLYPTLDSGTVRATRADLNDIIKKASLPIQHRPGSDWTDDAYLLVGWSRFYKMEFDDAILTFKYVNSTSRDPFAKQEALIGLMRTFLITKQLDNAKAVSDLLDKEVGLPKDARELFLARGDYYLQTEEPKLAIAQLEKAVPLIPAKNERSRTRFLLAQLYQAQGQNKEATAQLNNILKHNPPYELDFQSKLLLGQVSDLDQQSKARLDKYFAALLKDPKNKEYRDKIYYEMGRLAYRQQKYADALALLRTSARQPTTSKSQKGYTYLLAGRIYYENLQKYRLAAAYYDSTARAMPKENPLYASTKERGDILKEFAKQYTIIETQDSLQALARLPAADLDKRLHTYAAADLEAKRIAEAKAQDAQKVLAQKQQADASRITAAPSALSGNQRDISNPNAFDATTAVASGAGWYFDNATSLGTARADFIRLWGDRKLQDNWRTVNTPSSSPNTPQNGGAPVSITGNDQTRVNGSAPGAGGSAAPAAAADPLAAQNALVATYRQTIPTTPDKLQASDKQIEAAMYALGGIYKELLKEKQRGYETYAGEVTRYPRGEHAPDADYLLYLYYKDLPDPAKAAQYAAALQREFPASTYAKLIADPLYREHERALHTAVAARLDSAFTLYKDQWFTKSKAVVARLEKQYPKSDLQDRVAYLKLLLAVRTQPPVTVRNSVSQFAKDYPDSPLVPQALALAGAYQKAEAGQLYGALASTEKPQLSSVFRPGEVDNRMRIAYAEDETPALPLASPAPAPPAPANAMSVSKAASLRTPIPAPVASALRPKTDGTTTAPAATTPSPAGATAPATAAASPTPAPAAPAAPAVAYTTQLSAAHAVVLVYPKGAAPAADLASQLTAYNGKFFRANNLTVQPAQPLGADQEMVVVRSLPGSKVAQSYATKLRGPQSPLARLRGQGYQAIVISLANLALLQAAGGDLAGYQQFYQKVYQ is encoded by the coding sequence TTGAAAATCGCTATTTCCTTGAGATACTACCGGTTTTGGCTGCTGGCCTGGCTGGGCTTGAGCGCGGCTGGCTGCGCCTCGGACAAGTCGCTGGTAAGCCACGCCCTCAACAACGTGGCCGCCCGCGACAACGGCTTTTTCCTGGCCCGCGAAAAGCTGTGGGCTACTGAGGCCACGCTCTATAAAGGCCGCGGCGACGACTACAACCGCCTGCTGCCCCTCTACCCTACCCTGGATAGCGGCACGGTGCGCGCCACCCGCGCCGACCTAAATGATATTATCAAGAAGGCCTCGTTGCCCATTCAGCACCGGCCGGGCTCCGACTGGACCGATGATGCCTACCTGCTGGTGGGCTGGTCGCGCTTCTACAAGATGGAGTTTGACGACGCCATCCTCACGTTTAAGTACGTGAACAGCACCAGCCGCGACCCGTTTGCCAAGCAGGAGGCGCTAATTGGCTTGATGCGCACCTTCCTCATTACCAAGCAGCTCGACAATGCCAAGGCCGTGTCGGACTTGCTCGATAAGGAAGTGGGCCTGCCCAAAGATGCCCGTGAGCTGTTTCTGGCCAGGGGCGATTATTACCTGCAAACCGAAGAGCCGAAGCTAGCCATCGCGCAGCTGGAAAAGGCCGTGCCGTTGATTCCGGCCAAGAATGAGCGCTCGCGCACGCGCTTCCTGCTGGCGCAACTCTACCAGGCGCAGGGCCAGAACAAGGAAGCCACGGCGCAGCTCAATAACATCTTGAAGCACAACCCGCCGTATGAGCTTGACTTTCAGAGCAAGCTGCTGCTCGGCCAGGTATCGGACCTCGACCAGCAAAGCAAGGCGCGGCTCGATAAGTACTTTGCCGCGCTGCTGAAAGACCCTAAAAACAAGGAGTACCGCGACAAAATCTACTACGAGATGGGCCGGCTAGCCTACCGCCAGCAGAAGTACGCCGATGCGCTGGCGCTGCTGCGCACTTCGGCCAGGCAGCCCACCACCAGCAAGTCGCAGAAAGGCTACACTTACCTGCTGGCCGGGCGCATCTACTACGAGAACCTTCAGAAATACCGGCTAGCGGCGGCATACTACGACAGCACCGCGCGGGCCATGCCCAAGGAGAATCCGCTCTATGCCAGCACAAAAGAGCGCGGCGATATCCTCAAGGAATTTGCCAAGCAATACACTATTATTGAAACGCAGGACAGCCTGCAAGCCCTGGCCAGGCTGCCCGCCGCCGACCTCGACAAGCGCCTGCACACCTATGCCGCCGCCGACCTCGAAGCCAAGCGCATAGCCGAAGCCAAGGCCCAGGACGCCCAGAAAGTGCTGGCCCAGAAGCAGCAGGCCGATGCCAGCCGCATCACTGCCGCACCGAGCGCCTTGAGCGGTAACCAGCGCGACATCAGCAACCCCAATGCCTTCGATGCCACTACGGCGGTAGCCTCGGGCGCGGGCTGGTATTTTGACAACGCGACTTCGCTGGGTACAGCGCGGGCCGACTTTATTCGGCTGTGGGGCGACCGCAAGCTGCAGGACAACTGGCGCACCGTAAATACGCCCAGCAGCTCGCCCAACACGCCGCAAAACGGCGGCGCGCCCGTGAGCATTACCGGCAACGACCAGACCCGCGTAAACGGCAGCGCGCCGGGCGCGGGCGGGTCGGCCGCGCCGGCCGCTGCTGCCGACCCGCTCGCCGCTCAAAATGCGCTGGTAGCTACGTACCGCCAAACCATCCCTACTACGCCCGATAAGCTCCAAGCTTCTGACAAGCAGATAGAAGCGGCCATGTACGCGCTCGGCGGCATCTATAAAGAGCTGCTAAAGGAGAAGCAGCGCGGCTACGAAACCTACGCCGGCGAGGTAACGCGCTACCCGCGCGGCGAGCACGCCCCCGACGCTGATTACCTGCTCTACCTCTACTACAAGGACCTGCCCGACCCGGCCAAGGCGGCGCAGTATGCCGCCGCCTTGCAGCGCGAGTTTCCGGCCTCGACCTACGCCAAGCTCATTGCCGACCCGCTGTATCGCGAGCACGAGCGCGCCCTGCACACTGCCGTAGCCGCTAGGCTCGATTCGGCCTTTACCTTGTATAAGGACCAGTGGTTTACTAAGTCGAAAGCCGTGGTGGCGCGGCTCGAAAAGCAATATCCCAAGAGTGACCTTCAGGACCGGGTGGCGTATTTAAAGCTGCTGCTGGCCGTTCGGACCCAGCCGCCGGTGACGGTGCGAAATTCGGTCAGTCAGTTTGCCAAAGACTACCCCGACAGCCCGCTGGTGCCGCAGGCGCTGGCCTTGGCCGGCGCCTACCAGAAGGCCGAGGCCGGGCAGCTCTACGGCGCGCTGGCCTCGACCGAGAAGCCGCAGCTGTCGTCGGTGTTCCGGCCGGGCGAAGTCGATAACCGCATGCGCATCGCCTACGCCGAAGACGAAACACCCGCCTTGCCACTGGCTAGCCCCGCCCCAGCACCGCCCGCGCCCGCCAATGCCATGTCCGTATCTAAAGCTGCTAGCCTGCGCACGCCTATTCCGGCTCCGGTTGCCTCGGCGCTCCGCCCCAAGACCGACGGCACCACCACGGCACCAGCCGCTACTACGCCCAGCCCGGCCGGCGCTACCGCGCCGGCCACTGCCGCGGCTAGCCCGACACCTGCCCCGGCGGCTCCGGCCGCGCCCGCCGTGGCCTACACTACGCAGCTTAGCGCGGCCCATGCCGTAGTCTTGGTGTATCCGAAGGGCGCGGCACCCGCTGCCGACCTGGCTAGCCAGCTTACGGCGTACAACGGTAAGTTTTTCCGGGCCAATAATCTGACCGTGCAGCCAGCCCAGCCGCTGGGAGCCGACCAGGAAATGGTGGTGGTCCGGTCTTTGCCGGGCTCGAAAGTGGCCCAGAGCTACGCCACCAAGCTGCGCGGTCCGCAGTCGCCGCTAGCTCGCTTGCGGGGCCAGGGCTACCAGGCCATCGTCATCAGCCTGGCCAACCTGGCGCTGCTGCAAGCGGCGGGTGGCGACCTGGCCGGCTACCAACAATTTTACCAGAAGGTTTACCAGTAA
- a CDS encoding AtpZ/AtpI family protein, with protein sequence MATTPPTPDADESARNSSALAKYSGIAAQMVAIIGLSTWAGIWLDKHFQTHTPWFTIGLTLTGILGALYQVIRSATQP encoded by the coding sequence ATGGCAACCACCCCACCCACCCCCGACGCCGACGAATCGGCCCGTAACAGTTCAGCCCTGGCTAAGTATTCCGGCATTGCCGCGCAAATGGTGGCCATTATCGGCCTCAGCACCTGGGCCGGTATCTGGCTCGATAAGCATTTTCAAACGCACACGCCCTGGTTTACCATTGGCCTAACGCTGACCGGTATCTTGGGAGCGCTGTACCAAGTTATTCGTTCCGCTACGCAGCCTTAG
- the atpB gene encoding F0F1 ATP synthase subunit A → MFTFAGFAAEPTEAGKKEGAFNPGEVILHHVADSHEWHWFSTDNGNFVTYLPVIAYQPGKGLSVFSSKHVAEGETYNGFKLEEEHLVTTDGSKVYDFSITKNVAALAVSSLILFLVFTSVARAYGRRAGQAPAGLQGFLEPFVIFIRDEVAKKSIGPKYERYMPYLLTVFFFIWFNNLLGLTPGAANLTGNIAVTMMLAVLTLIVTLFSSNKYYWEHIFWTPGVPLPLRIIMIPVELIGVVTKPFSLMVRLFANITAGHIIILSFISLIFIFRSALTGFLSVPFGLFISVLELLVSILQAYIFTLLTAMYIGGALEEHHHDENHGHDENFGTADERAGGSNFDHIGKPDVAASH, encoded by the coding sequence TTGTTTACGTTCGCCGGTTTTGCCGCCGAACCCACTGAAGCGGGCAAAAAGGAGGGCGCCTTCAACCCCGGCGAAGTTATTTTGCACCACGTCGCCGACTCGCACGAGTGGCACTGGTTCAGCACCGACAACGGCAACTTCGTCACCTACCTGCCCGTCATCGCCTACCAGCCCGGTAAAGGCCTGTCGGTGTTCTCTTCTAAGCACGTAGCCGAAGGCGAAACGTATAATGGCTTTAAGTTGGAGGAAGAGCATCTCGTTACGACCGACGGCAGCAAAGTATACGATTTCTCCATTACCAAGAACGTGGCCGCGCTAGCCGTCAGCAGCCTGATTCTGTTTTTGGTCTTTACTTCAGTAGCTAGAGCTTATGGTCGCCGTGCCGGTCAAGCTCCTGCAGGCCTGCAAGGTTTTTTGGAGCCGTTTGTCATCTTCATTCGCGATGAAGTAGCCAAGAAAAGCATTGGCCCCAAGTACGAGCGCTACATGCCGTACCTGCTCACGGTATTCTTCTTCATCTGGTTTAACAACCTGCTCGGCCTTACACCCGGTGCGGCCAATCTCACCGGCAATATTGCCGTGACGATGATGCTAGCCGTACTGACGCTGATTGTCACGCTTTTCAGCAGCAATAAATACTACTGGGAACACATTTTCTGGACTCCTGGTGTGCCCCTGCCCCTGCGCATTATCATGATTCCGGTTGAGTTGATTGGCGTCGTTACCAAGCCGTTTTCGCTCATGGTGCGTTTGTTTGCCAACATCACGGCCGGCCACATCATCATCCTGAGTTTCATCAGCCTCATCTTCATCTTCCGCTCGGCGCTCACTGGCTTTCTGTCGGTGCCGTTTGGCCTGTTTATCAGCGTACTGGAATTGCTGGTGTCGATACTGCAAGCTTACATCTTCACCCTGCTCACGGCCATGTACATCGGTGGCGCGCTCGAAGAGCACCACCATGACGAAAACCACGGCCACGACGAAAATTTCGGTACGGCTGATGAGCGGGCGGGTGGTTCCAACTTTGACCACATTGGCAAGCCTGATGTAGCGGCCTCCCACTAG
- the atpE gene encoding ATP synthase F0 subunit C, whose translation MLLSLLLQVVNSVGLAVMGAGIGAGLAILGAGLGIGRIGGSAMEAIGRQPEASGKIQTAMLIVAALVEGAALFAVVVCLLIALKLQ comes from the coding sequence ATGCTTCTTTCGTTGTTGCTGCAAGTTGTTAATTCGGTTGGTCTGGCTGTAATGGGTGCCGGCATCGGCGCTGGTCTGGCTATCCTGGGCGCTGGCCTGGGCATTGGCCGCATCGGCGGTAGCGCTATGGAAGCCATCGGCCGTCAGCCGGAGGCTTCGGGCAAAATCCAGACTGCTATGCTCATCGTGGCCGCTCTGGTAGAAGGTGCAGCCCTGTTCGCAGTGGTAGTCTGCCTGCTCATCGCCCTGAAACTGCAGTAA
- a CDS encoding F0F1 ATP synthase subunit B, which translates to MSLITPEFGLLFWQTLIFLILLFLLARFAWKPILGSLKEREDSIDQALKMAEQAKLEMQNLKAGNEKLLADARHERDQMLKEGQKIANQLVEQAKTTAVEEANRISQQAREAIQQEKNQALAEVKNTAAQLSVDIAERVLRRELADPAAQQKLVDDYLKDVKLN; encoded by the coding sequence ATGTCGCTTATCACCCCCGAATTTGGTTTGCTGTTCTGGCAAACCCTGATTTTCCTCATCCTGCTCTTCCTGCTGGCCAGATTCGCCTGGAAGCCCATCCTGGGTTCGCTGAAGGAGCGTGAAGACAGCATCGACCAGGCGCTGAAAATGGCCGAGCAGGCCAAGCTGGAAATGCAAAACCTGAAAGCCGGCAACGAAAAGCTGCTGGCCGACGCCCGCCACGAGCGCGACCAGATGCTGAAGGAAGGCCAGAAGATTGCCAACCAGCTTGTCGAGCAGGCTAAGACCACGGCTGTGGAGGAAGCCAACCGCATTTCGCAGCAGGCCCGCGAAGCCATTCAGCAGGAAAAAAATCAAGCTCTGGCCGAGGTGAAAAATACCGCTGCCCAGCTAAGCGTAGACATCGCCGAGCGCGTGCTGCGCCGTGAGCTAGCCGACCCGGCCGCCCAGCAGAAGCTGGTGGACGATTACCTGAAAGACGTAAAGCTTAATTAA
- the atpH gene encoding ATP synthase F1 subunit delta has translation MADQQVAARYAKSLLDLAQEQGTLAKLKQDMDLLASTMAGSRDLRLLLRNPIVKHDKKLSILTAIFGGKVSEMLMRFFQILTSKNREDALEHIGSEFLRQYNALMGVQVAEVTSASPLTPATRAEIEKMVKLQTGLPDVSLTEKVDASLIGGFVLRVGDRQIDDSVKGNLRRLRTSLTDNTYTPSLN, from the coding sequence ATGGCCGACCAACAAGTAGCCGCCCGCTACGCCAAGTCTTTGCTGGACCTGGCGCAGGAGCAGGGCACGCTAGCGAAGCTAAAGCAGGATATGGACTTGCTGGCCAGCACTATGGCCGGCAGCCGCGACCTGCGCCTGCTGCTGCGCAACCCGATTGTGAAGCACGATAAGAAGCTCAGCATTCTCACTGCCATTTTTGGTGGTAAGGTGTCAGAGATGCTGATGCGCTTTTTTCAAATTCTGACCAGCAAAAACCGCGAGGATGCGCTGGAGCACATCGGCAGCGAGTTTCTGCGGCAATACAATGCCCTGATGGGCGTGCAGGTAGCCGAAGTAACCTCGGCCTCGCCGCTTACGCCGGCCACCCGCGCCGAGATTGAGAAGATGGTGAAGCTGCAAACCGGCTTGCCCGACGTGTCGCTTACCGAAAAGGTGGATGCTTCGCTGATTGGTGGCTTTGTGCTGCGCGTAGGCGACCGCCAGATTGATGACTCGGTGAAAGGCAACCTGCGCCGCCTGCGCACCTCCCTCACCGACAATACTTATACTCCCAGCTTAAACTAA